A single Solidesulfovibrio fructosivorans JJ] DNA region contains:
- a CDS encoding response regulator, with protein sequence MGLRVLAVDDEADFIETLVKRFTYRQIPVTAAASGAQALELMENQDFDVVILDMRMPGMDGMTVLREIKKRHPLVEVIILTGHASVEAGMEGMSLGAYDYVLKPVDFGELLEKARKAHERKKLNEARSNQG encoded by the coding sequence ATGGGACTTCGCGTACTGGCCGTGGACGACGAGGCCGATTTCATCGAGACCCTGGTCAAGCGCTTCACCTATCGCCAGATCCCGGTCACCGCCGCCGCAAGCGGCGCGCAGGCCCTGGAACTGATGGAAAACCAGGACTTCGATGTGGTCATCCTCGACATGCGCATGCCGGGCATGGACGGGATGACGGTGCTTCGGGAAATAAAAAAGCGCCACCCCCTGGTCGAGGTCATCATCCTCACCGGCCATGCCTCGGTGGAAGCCGGCATGGAGGGGATGTCGCTCGGGGCCTACGATTACGTGCTCAAGCCCGTGGACTTCGGAGAGCTGCTGGAAAAAGCCCGCAAAGCCCATGAACGCAAAAAGCTCAACGAAGCCCGTTCCAATCAGGGCTGA
- a CDS encoding sensor histidine kinase produces MLATLATPPAVDVALALFAGAVCISSALALARRTRHREHELREMNLSLLQSQKLASIGELSSGIAHEINNPLAIITQELDLARELLAGGPCLAETDLDDARDSLREIASQVDRCRQITHKLLNFARKMDPVLQEEALDRVIEDMAILVEREARGRDVAIVRDYASDLPPVRTDVPLLRQVILNLLTNALHATPKGGAITLSTRRKGKWAVIAVRDTGSGISPANMEKIFDPFFTTKQPGQGTGLGLSLSHGIVARLGGTLAAVSPPGEGATFTVTLPL; encoded by the coding sequence GTGCTGGCCACCTTGGCCACGCCCCCGGCCGTGGACGTCGCCCTGGCCCTTTTCGCCGGCGCCGTGTGCATAAGTTCGGCCCTGGCCCTGGCCAGGCGCACCCGCCATCGCGAACACGAACTGCGCGAAATGAACCTGAGCCTGCTCCAGTCCCAAAAGCTCGCCTCCATCGGTGAACTTTCCTCGGGCATCGCCCACGAGATCAACAATCCGCTGGCCATCATCACCCAGGAGCTCGACCTGGCCCGGGAGCTTCTGGCCGGCGGGCCGTGCCTGGCCGAAACGGACCTGGACGACGCGCGCGACAGCCTGCGCGAAATCGCCAGCCAGGTGGACCGCTGCCGCCAGATCACCCACAAGCTGCTCAACTTCGCCCGCAAGATGGACCCCGTGCTCCAGGAGGAAGCCCTGGACCGGGTCATCGAGGACATGGCGATTTTGGTCGAGCGCGAAGCCCGGGGCCGGGACGTGGCCATCGTGCGCGACTACGCGTCCGATCTGCCCCCGGTGCGCACCGACGTGCCGCTTTTGCGCCAGGTGATCCTGAACCTCCTGACCAACGCCCTGCACGCCACGCCGAAAGGCGGCGCCATCACCCTTTCCACCCGGCGCAAAGGCAAATGGGCCGTCATCGCCGTGCGCGACACCGGCAGCGGCATTTCCCCGGCAAACATGGAAAAAATCTTCGACCCCTTCTTTACCACCAAACAGCCCGGCCAGGGCACGGGACTCGGCCTGTCGCTTTCCCACGGCATCGTGGCGCGCCTCGGCGGAACGCTCGCCGCCGTGAGCCCGCCCGGGGAAGGCGCGACCTTCACCGTGACCCTGCCCCTGTGA